From a single Verrucomicrobiota bacterium genomic region:
- a CDS encoding PspA/IM30 family protein encodes MGLIERVRSIIKANINDLVARAENPAKTLDRLIDSMETDFSQVKTEVLDAVRDEKLLERQLEAQVGEVQLWDRRSVLAVEKDDDELAREAIRRRRRAQELTDTFRVQLETQRAAVDSLRRNLGELEQKLVEAKARKSMLLAQQRRAEIQKSVGKVMSSHGVAGSRDAFEQAADRIQDLELKADAYQEMYQESMEKRFRDLEKGFDVDEELRLLKERVSKDKGNEPVEKPLRPEEGPPSSSEEKE; translated from the coding sequence ATGGGCCTGATTGAACGAGTCCGCAGCATCATCAAGGCGAACATCAATGATCTCGTCGCCCGGGCCGAGAACCCGGCCAAGACCCTCGATCGGCTGATCGACTCGATGGAGACCGACTTCAGCCAGGTCAAGACCGAGGTGCTCGACGCCGTGCGTGACGAGAAGCTGCTGGAGCGCCAGCTCGAGGCGCAAGTGGGCGAGGTTCAGCTCTGGGACCGCCGATCGGTGCTCGCCGTCGAGAAGGACGACGACGAACTGGCGCGCGAAGCGATCCGCCGGCGCCGCCGGGCCCAGGAGCTCACCGACACCTTCAGGGTCCAGTTGGAGACGCAACGCGCCGCCGTCGACTCGTTGAGGCGCAACCTGGGCGAGCTCGAGCAGAAGCTTGTCGAGGCCAAGGCGCGCAAGTCGATGCTGCTCGCCCAGCAGCGCCGCGCCGAGATCCAGAAGTCGGTCGGCAAGGTCATGTCGAGCCACGGCGTAGCCGGCTCGCGGGATGCGTTCGAGCAGGCCGCCGACCGGATCCAGGACCTCGAACTCAAGGCCGACGCCTATCAGGAAATGTACCAGGAGTCGATGGAGAAGCGCTTCCGCGACCTCGAGAAGGGCTTCGACGTGGACGAAGAACTGCGTCTGCTCAAGGAACGGGTCTCGAAAGACAAGGGAAACGAACCGGTCGAGAAGCCCCTGCGCCCCGAGGAGGGGCCGCCGTCCTCCAGCGAGGAAAAGGAGTAA
- a CDS encoding PspA/IM30 family protein translates to MGVFKRVGRMIRANINDLLDKAENPAKLVKQLILEMEKELGEAKEQVAIAIANEKKLHAKYEENERLAGEWTGKATLAVEKNEDELAREAIRRKNSHAGLARSFKEQWTKQAEAVEALKQGLQQLDLKLEEARRQKSLLVARQKRAEAAKQINKTVGKMPGAGAFQAFDRMLERIEDMEAEAEAFTELNVDSLEAKFKKLEGEPDIEAELLQIKAQAGAGTVPEQRRLETGL, encoded by the coding sequence ATGGGCGTGTTCAAGAGAGTCGGCCGGATGATCCGGGCCAACATCAACGACCTGCTCGACAAGGCAGAGAACCCGGCCAAGCTGGTCAAGCAGCTTATCCTCGAGATGGAGAAGGAGCTCGGAGAGGCCAAGGAACAGGTGGCCATTGCCATCGCCAACGAGAAGAAGCTCCACGCCAAGTACGAGGAGAACGAGCGTCTGGCCGGCGAATGGACGGGCAAGGCAACGCTCGCCGTCGAGAAGAACGAGGACGAGCTGGCCCGCGAGGCGATCCGGCGCAAGAACAGCCATGCGGGCCTTGCACGCAGCTTCAAGGAGCAGTGGACCAAGCAGGCCGAGGCCGTCGAGGCGCTCAAGCAGGGCCTGCAGCAGCTCGACCTGAAGCTCGAAGAAGCGCGCCGGCAGAAGAGCTTGCTCGTCGCCCGGCAGAAGCGGGCCGAGGCCGCGAAGCAGATCAACAAGACCGTGGGCAAGATGCCGGGCGCGGGCGCTTTCCAGGCCTTCGACCGCATGCTCGAGCGCATCGAGGACATGGAGGCCGAAGCCGAGGCGTTCACGGAACTCAACGTCGACTCGCTCGAAGCTAAGTTCAAGAAGCTCGAGGGCGAGCCCGACATCGAGGCCGAACTGCTCCAGATCAAGGCGCAGGCCGGCGCCGGTACAGTGCCTGAGCAACGGCGTCTCGAAACGGGCTTGTGA
- a CDS encoding tetratricopeptide repeat protein, translating into MARANGMLKRFVYYPLCGIITVALVVTLLFVLRRTQIADELCRRGLKQYHEGRYEEALGLFLVALKCDPDNNEAVQYQALCYARLAPTYDVATVIDYLGSDNTDMQRLGLDLAIRRNLRGLVEHIAPLARSETDDVRREADVALRVLRSSHVRVKCLICLRDAMVTIEPGQGYPVACPSCHQVAAYPLWYCNTCNYLWVVTSGVAWSCPECGSPNVGSAPSPDEE; encoded by the coding sequence ATGGCCCGAGCGAACGGCATGCTCAAACGCTTCGTCTACTACCCGCTGTGCGGCATCATCACCGTCGCGCTCGTCGTCACGCTCCTCTTCGTCCTGCGCCGGACCCAGATCGCCGATGAGCTCTGCCGCCGCGGACTCAAGCAGTACCACGAGGGCCGCTACGAGGAAGCGCTCGGACTGTTTCTGGTCGCACTCAAGTGCGATCCGGACAACAACGAGGCTGTGCAGTACCAGGCGCTGTGCTACGCGCGCCTGGCGCCCACCTATGACGTGGCAACGGTCATTGACTACCTCGGCAGCGACAACACCGACATGCAGCGCCTTGGCCTCGATCTGGCCATCCGGCGCAACCTGCGCGGCCTCGTCGAGCACATCGCCCCACTGGCGAGGTCGGAGACCGACGACGTCCGCCGCGAGGCTGACGTGGCGCTCCGCGTGCTCAGATCGTCGCACGTCCGCGTGAAGTGCCTCATCTGCCTGCGCGACGCGATGGTGACCATCGAGCCGGGACAGGGTTATCCGGTGGCGTGTCCCTCGTGCCACCAGGTGGCCGCCTACCCGCTCTGGTACTGCAACACGTGTAACTATCTCTGGGTTGTCACCTCGGGCGTGGCGTGGAGCTGTCCCGAATGCGGTTCGCCCAACGTCGGCAGCGCCCCATCGCCGGACGAGGAGTAG
- the lepB gene encoding signal peptidase I: MTTKHILREARVQVRRYRRRLSDEVRREIEKDIEKLDAARKERRKTEAHEIAKALLKKMRAHTPKTIWHHTIETVESFVIAIIVALAIRHLVVEPFKIPTGSMEPTLHGSSAGNENPKRIGDFIMVSKFAYGPKIPFTRSRLWTTKPKRWDIVVFSTKGINTPDGRPAASDPARNFVKRVIGLPGETIEVRDGWIYANGEKAEMPEYLEQRLTEETGREYPYQIWKRPDEDGNGFGTPVAGYDRVSYKIDVFGIRLFAEKTERVVLGPWPYGWDREPFKVPEGHYFMMGDNTDHSLDSRAWGFVPFENIKGRVLCVWYPVYRWRVVK; this comes from the coding sequence ATGACGACGAAGCACATTCTACGCGAGGCGCGCGTCCAGGTGCGCCGCTACCGGCGACGGCTCAGCGACGAGGTGCGCCGCGAGATCGAGAAGGATATCGAGAAGCTCGACGCGGCCCGTAAGGAGCGCCGCAAGACCGAGGCGCACGAGATAGCCAAGGCGCTGCTCAAGAAGATGCGCGCGCACACTCCCAAGACGATCTGGCACCACACGATCGAGACGGTCGAGTCGTTCGTCATCGCCATCATCGTCGCGCTCGCCATCCGCCATCTCGTTGTCGAGCCGTTCAAAATCCCCACCGGCTCGATGGAGCCGACGCTGCACGGGTCGTCGGCGGGGAACGAGAACCCGAAGCGGATCGGCGATTTCATCATGGTCAGCAAGTTCGCCTACGGGCCCAAGATCCCGTTCACCAGATCGCGGCTCTGGACGACCAAGCCGAAGCGTTGGGATATCGTCGTCTTCAGCACGAAAGGCATCAACACCCCAGACGGGCGTCCCGCCGCGTCCGACCCCGCGCGCAACTTCGTCAAACGTGTCATCGGCCTGCCGGGAGAGACGATCGAGGTGCGCGACGGCTGGATCTACGCCAACGGCGAGAAGGCCGAGATGCCCGAGTACCTCGAGCAACGTCTCACCGAGGAGACCGGACGCGAGTACCCGTACCAGATCTGGAAGCGTCCAGACGAGGACGGGAACGGATTCGGCACCCCCGTGGCCGGTTACGACCGGGTCTCATACAAGATCGACGTCTTCGGCATCCGCCTCTTCGCCGAAAAAACCGAGCGCGTCGTGCTCGGCCCATGGCCATACGGATGGGACCGCGAGCCGTTCAAGGTGCCCGAGGGCCACTACTTCATGATGGGTGACAACACGGACCACAGCCTTGACAGCCGCGCCTGGGGCTTCGTCCCCTTCGAGAACATCAAGGGGCGCGTGCTCTGCGTCTGGTATCCGGTCTACCGCTGGCGCGTCGTCAAGTAG